TACACAGTCCCACCCCTCAGATATTTCATCCACTGCCCAAACCATTTTGATGCCAACATTGTCTCAGTGTAGGAGTGCAGGGGGTCAGGATGGCGGGGACAAATGCAGACGAGAGATCTCTGAAGCCAGGTCTTGGGACTTGTGGTTTATTGCAGAGGGCGTGGGTGCAGGGTCCCTGCTtggagctgccagctgcagctcagagcaggccCCAAAGAGAGAGGTaaagagagcagcagagagagaaagagtgAGGAAGCGTAAAGAGAATGAATGTAAGAGTGTGGTAAAGAGAGAATGAAGAGAAAGAGAGCAAGAGTGTGGTAAAGAAAGGATGAAGACAATGAAGAGAGAATGAAGGAATGGTTCCCGTTACAATACAATAAATCTTCTTCTGTGTTGAATATTCTAATTCTTACTAACCAATCTAATACAAGACTCAAATCCTATGGCATTTACATACGGCCTATAAGAATCATTACATTACCATACTGTGTTACATTTTAAACCCTAAAAAACTACTCTTTGGACCCCTTCTGCTAAGCTGCTAGGGTCTGCTCTGACCCTTGGACCTGTCTGCAAACAGAGGGTATTGTTTCATCAAATGGGGATTACCTTCAGCCAGCCATGCCATTGTTTTCCAGTTGTTCAGTAAGTAAGGTATCTCaaagcttgctttcatttcaatCTCACTTATAGTTTCCATATTCTCAAAATCTTTTGCCAGGCAATCATATTTATAAGGCTTTCCTGTATCATCTTCCCCAACACCTCAGTCTGCAGCACAGTGTTCAAGAGATCCATGGAGATGTATTAAAGCACTTTATTGGTGATCACAGATTGTACATTCAGCTTAGTACAAAACCCTCTCCATTAACATCAGAGTGAACGATAGCCACAAGGAGCTTTGAACCCTGGCTTGGCTCCCTTCTGAGGAAGCAGAAGGGAAAATGTTGGAAAAAATAGTCAGATTTGCCACTCCAGTTGGACTCCAACAGCAAACTAGTCCTGCAGTCTGCAGCCTGAGTTGCAGCTCAGAGAATTAAGAGCTTGTGGCTACCAAAGGGATGCACAAGGAAAGACTTGGTATCTCCCGTCATGCTCTGCCTCAGGGTCCTGCCTCCTACTTCTGATGCTCCACTGTCAAGTGCTGCTGTAATTTATCAAGACTAATTAAAAACCTCATCTCAAGAGCTCTAAACCACCAGGGAAGAGATTTCCATGCACACCACAGCCTCATTTGTCATCCAAGCTGCTCTCCGGCAGCAAGGCGCCACTGGAGCTCTTCTTTCCTCTGTGGAGGCACAGGCCACAGTCCAACTCTACGTCGATGTCCccaaatttcagctggcaggactcattgcagctgcaggagagacAGTGACAATGGTCAGAGACCTGTGGGTAGTGAGAGCCACTGGCTACCCCATCCTGCTTGGGAAGGGTGCTCTGTGGTAGCACAGAGCCCACCCCTTCCAGCCAAGCCACGTTTGGATATGCATGGACACCCACACTCCATATCCCATGAGACACTGGTGCATGGAtttcccagcccactgttggATCTGGGTGCTGCTCTTGGCCATCCCAGCCCAAGCACTGTGTCAGGACCCCCTCATACCAGCGGGATGCAGCAGCGTTGGCGGCCACAATGGCGAGAGCACCCATGTAGTGCCAGCAGAAGCACATGGTGAGGAACAAGAGGTTGCTGGAGTCAGTCTGGTCCCAGCCTGGTCCTCCCCACGGAGGGGACAACACAAACCCAATCTGGTCACAGATGAAGGAGAAGTCAGGATTTAGCACATCCCTCCTGTTTTCCTCCTGATTTTACcccacctgctgcagctgactGTGGACTAGAGGCACTGTAACCCCAAGCAACACCTGGGACACTGCCCTTGGCTTCCCCAGCCACTGACACAAAGATGTCAGGAGGGGATGGATTCTCTGCAGATAATCCTTAGGGCTTGCAGTGCAAGCCCAGCATCCTGGAAAAGGGTGACATCCAAAAGGTGACATTGGCAGTCTGTGCATATCCTCCTACACCAAAAGCTGGGAGATTACATGAGAGATTTCCAGATGTTTCCAGTTACTTGGAAcaaacagaggaagaaaatggacctaataaaattaataaaaattcatGATTGTTGTTTCCTTCCCTTGTGGGCTCcaatttccattttcctttcatttccagGTCTGTCCATGCTGCTACATTACACATGCACTTCACGATGgcagctctggcactgagcctcatttcctcttcttatttacaaatatatttgaACAGCCTAGAAGTTTAACCCTAACAGGTGTGCCTACAGGGGCAACCCCACTCCACTTGCCTTCCTGGATGCAATGAACTGAGGAGAATGCTGGATACACACTGACCTGCCAAAGCCAAGAGCCCTGGAGAAGGAAGGAGCTGGTCCTGAATGTCTCCAGGATGATATGGTCTCGGAGGAATACCTCTAGGAGGGCACAGAAGGCTCCGGCAAAGatggccatggccagcagggagtggaggtGCTGGTCCAGCATAGCATCACTGTAGTCACGGAAACAGAAGAGCAAACCTGCCAAGATCCACCCTGTGTTAGCAAAGGATACCCTGGGATTTTTCTCTCTAAATCATCTGAAAGTTCACTCTTAGGCTCCACGATCTGCCTTGGGGGGAAGAACCAGAGAGCCACCAGCTGCTGTCACCACCTTTCCTCTGcaatcagcaggcagccccagcactggaTCAGCTATGCTCCCAAGGAACCCCTGTACCTGTGGAGGTCTCTGAGCCCCTTTACGTGGGGGaatccctgtgtcccagccagGGTTGCAGGAGGAGAACAGGGATGGGCACCTTGAGCTCAAAAGATGGTGGGGAGCTTTGTATCAGGATCTGTCCCTCTGCATCCAACCAAGGTGGGAGGATTACACCTTTTTGTAACTTCAGAGTGAGACAGCTGCTGGCCCCCAGGAGAAGAACAGATCCCCTGTGGCATCCAGCTATGGTTATATCCATCTttaggaggagcagggagggggggTGACTGTCACAAAGCCAGTGTCATCGTGCATCCACACCCCCTGCAGGTCTGCCTTAGTGGCCCCCATACTGCCCGGGAGCTGTCACACCCATGAGCACTGCAACAATTCCTTATTCTGTGTCCTCCCTTAGCACCAGGTGCAATTCACCTTCCACAAGCAGAGCCAGGGACAGCGAGAGCCGGTCCAAGCCAGGGGGCAGCTTGAGTGGGGAGTGTGAGACCACATCTGTGATGCcggagaggaggaagaagaggtagATGGTGGAGTAGTGCCAGTGGGTGAGGTCAGTCCAGCTGTGCGTCTTGGGGCTGTACAGCTGCAGGTGGGGACCACTGGGGACAAACTGCTCCACCAGTATCCCTGGACAAAGAGAGAAAAGGTCACTTTTCCTTATACATGGGGAAATGACAAGCCTGAGGGAATGTTCCTTTGCAGGTGTGGAGCTGTGGTGGTGTTGTCCAGGAGAACGACAGCAAGCTCCTCATCCAGGGTGTACGACAAGCACGTCCCTAAGCCCTCCCATACCAGATGTTTCCCCCTAAAACAGGCCCAGTGTTGTGGGAGAGTTGCTGCTGTGCTAGTAGATATTGGGGCACAGACTGATCATCACCCTCTCTTACCTACTAGAGCAAAGAAAGCTTTGACTGTGCCTTCGAAGACCTCTGCGTGCCCACGGCCCGGCTGGCCCTCAGCACCCCCTTTCCTCCTGAGGTACTTCAGGGGGTACCTCACCGACCACCACAGGCCAAAGGCGAAGAAGAAAGTGCCCCGGAGGGCACTGCCCAAAAAAGTTGTTGGCATCGAGCTCATTCTCTGGACCTGCAAGGACAAACAATAGCTGAGGACCAACCTAAAGCATCCCCAAAGGAGTTGGGCTGCTCAGCATCCCCAGGGATCAACATCACAACAGAGCAGGTGCACATGGCTCAGGTGCAAACAGGGAATGTCAGAAGTGGGATATCAGCACAGGGAAACTGCCACTGTGtacatgtgtgtatatatgtatttatgtagCTGTGTATAAAATCATCAGAACTTCATGCCAGAAAACAATACAGTAGTGCCCAAGAAAGCGTAACAGCTATTAGAAGAGGAAGCACAACCAATTTTTTACCAATAAAAAGCAACATGACAATTATTTCCTTAGACCATAAACTTGCTCCAAACTAGGCAATTACCAGGGCGTGAATCCAGTGCTGGATTAGGATCTCCAGCCAGTGAAGGctttttctgcaggaggaggcaACCCAGGAACCATTAACATTTAGAAAAAGAGCCTTATGCATATTCCACACAACCTTTGTGTGGCACACAAGTGGTGATTTAACACAGAGATTTCCTCTCTCTAGAAAGAAGCATAAAGAAAGCCTTGACTAAGTCAGATCAATGCCAGAGTACCAACCAAGTAGGATGGAGAGGAGCAAAGGTAAAGCAAATTTATATCCTGCAAAGTATTTCAGCCATAACAAAATTCCTTAGAAAAATCCCAGTGTAGTGAGCACAGAAAGGAATAAATAATGATCAAACTGTTTATAGCATTGTTTTACCTGGGGATGGTCTTGTTCCCTCCAGAATGACCACTAGAGCTCCTTGCTCTCTGTAAGCTTCTACCACCTAAGGAGGACTCACTTTTCTCCTCCTCATGGGTTTCCGGTGCTTTTCTGCAGCTTGGATGTGCACAGAGGAAGGCATTACTCATTCCAAAGCTTCCACACCGACCTGCCCTTGCATCAGAGATCACATCCTCACTGTGTTTATAAATACCAAAGCAAATCACAAAGGCTGGATGAACAACTCCAGCACGTTCTCCGAGTCCTCCCACACTAGAAAGTAATTAGGCACTGCAAAACAAGGGTAGGATGTGGCATGCGAGTGCCTGAGGTGAGGGAGAGCTCTGCAAGACGTTCCAGGTCAGGTTGTGGCTGCAGAGCCGGCATGGGTCAGACTGGCTCAGCTCTGTGTGGCAAACACAGGATTGGAATGTGGAAACCACTGTCATCCTTTGCATTTCTGCAACACAGGCAATCTGGAAAAGGCTCAAATCTATGCTAAGGTTTCCTTTCAGGATGGAAAATAGTAAACAGCCTTTTAGGTAGGTGAGAAATGTCCCATCCAGGAGCTGGGGATCAGGGATGGCTTTCTGCTCTATTTGGGGTGCCTGCATTAGGGTGAGGTGGCTGATGCCCCAGGAGAACCCACATCTTTCTTGATTATACCCTTGGCACTCCAGCCAGGACACTTATCTTCCCTGCACAGACATCTACATCTGAAGTGTTTAACAATAAAGTGCATTTAAGCATAGCACAACAGCATGATACATAACCAAATTTTACCATTGTCCTACTTGTGACTGCAAGGGCAACAGCCTAAAGCTGGAGTGCACCCTGACTGAGAGACATGTCAGGAACATTAATTTGGCATGAAGTGGAGGCGAGAAGGAGAGCAGAGATATCCCAGAGCCCAGAAATGACAAACGTGTcccacctgcagccccagaggctgctccaagccacaCCAGCATCCAGGATAAACCTGGGCATCTGTCACCCCACATCCACCTGGCATGTCCCCCTTGGCCTGAGTTAGTAGCAGACCCAATCTGCTGtttcagagctgtccctggaatCTCCTACCCTGACCATCCCtctccccagcagagcagcctcaCTCTTCCTTGTAGCACCAGCGACCCCCTTGCTTCACAACCCCTCTGCAGCCCAATCCAGCAAGGCTTTGGGGAGTTGTCACAAGTATCCTTTGCTTTCCAGCAACTGGAAACAGCTCTTCAACAGCTACCGCAGaccccagaatggtttgggctggaagggaccttagagttCATCTCTTtaccatgagcagggacatgtTCCACTGgaccagattgctccaagccccttccAACCTTCTAACACTTCTAAGAATCCAGCCATGTCCTGGGGTATCCCTCTTGTAGCACCATCAGACAAGCAGCAGTTTGCATGTAACtcactcacaaaaaaaaaaaaaaaaaaaaaaaaaacaaaaaaaccctcctttTATAAAACAGCCACTATTCTGCAGCAAAACCAGACGTTTCCAAGCAACAGTCCGATTGCACAGCTCACATATTTGAAGCACAGAAAAACAACCCCCACATTCACAGAGCCCCTCTATCAGCCCAACAAGCCCAACCCTGACACCCCTGACCCACTGGCTTTCCCCACTCCAGCTTTGGAGCTCACACTCACATAAAAGCTCATTTAGCTTCATGGAAGTGGCAGCCAGCAAAGAGCAGAGACATCAGGTTATTTATttctcctgggagctgctctgtctgTCAGAGCACTTGAAATATGGCTGCAGACAGAAGTTATTACCTGAGCTGCCCTTCTCCCTCCAGAGCTTCCAGACTGTGATGCTCCTGCTCAGTCgcccctgggagctgcctgctgtCCTTCCAGAGCCGTGcctgactgctcacagcctcctcAGGCTCAGCTTGGGAAGGACAGCATTCCTGCCCAACTTCCAGGCTCTCCTCTGGAGCCATTGCAGCTCCAAATCCATCACCATCCATGATTTTGACACCCCACTGGCTCTAGTGGAGGGGATTGCTGCTGTCCCTCTGGATATGCCAGCATTCTCTACAAGCACCCATCAGCATTTCAGGACAGCCAGCTTGTGTGCAGAGGACAAGCTCAGCACCTGGCAGCAGACATTTGGGAGTCTTCTCTTTGTGACTCCTCCTCCATCcttggacattccagggatccaggggcagccacagattctctgggcatcctgttCCAGGGCCTCCCTACCCTCTCAGGGAAGGATTTCCTCCTAATATCCCctctatccctgccctctggcagtgggaagccatccCCTTGTCCTGACACTCcagaagtccctctccagctctcttgggaCCCCtctaggcactggaaggggctccaaggcctccccagagccttctcctcttcaggctgaacaactTCCATCCTCTGCTATCAAGCAGCTCCAAAACACAATAATCCCCCATAAAAATGGCTAAAGCCAGAGATTTCTGGCACCATCAGCACCAGTTCCACCAGCCCCACTCACAGCTGTCATCACAATGAACCCTTGCCTCTCATGGATGTTCTCCCCATGTTCCTTCTTTCCAAGTTCCAGCAGCCATGTCCATCCCACGGCACAGCTGCTCACCAACTGACAGATGGAAGAGTTTACCTGTGACTCCTGCCTGTCCTTCTTTCTCTCCAGATGTGTCAGCAAGGAGGTTATTACTCAGAAGAGGCAGATAAAAGGAGAAGCCACCATAGGGAGGTGCCCCTCAGACAGGATGTTTGGAGCTGAACATCCTGTGGGCCAGTTCAAAGCGCCCTGAGTCAACCACCTTTCACAACCTGGGCCACCTCCTGcctgctattaaaaaaaacagcCAGCAACTCTCCTGGAGTTTGCCACAAAAATCAGAATAAGCAGCCAATTCCTGTTCCCATGGCAACTATGTGTATCTGTTGttaggatggggctggggatgactGGGGAAAGAGCCAAGCAGAGAGAAGGTGGCAGTAAGGTCTGACAGGGCTCTGCTGAAGTCTGTGACTTGGGTTGCCAGGAACATGATAACCCTTTTATGGGGTCCAATCTTATAAAAGTTGCCTGAGGACAGATTTTGGGCCAGGAGCTCGCAAACCAGAGCAGAGCCTTTGTGACCTTCACctcccagcccacagcagctgagaaatGGGGGCCATGGCCCTCTCTCCCCCAAAAGATggacaggcaggacacagcagtCTGTTTCCACTCTTTTCCTCTCTAATACAACAACACTGCCCTTCACCAAGCAACCACAAACACAAGCCACCTTgaagctgctgcccatcccacTGATGGCTGCAGAGATGAGCAGTGCAAGTGCTTCAGGCAAATAAGTACCTCAGGCCACCCAAGTGTCCTCATGTCCTTCCACAATATTGAGGTGATGATGCAGAAACATTCAGCATCACCCCAGTGCCCTGCCCAAGTCCCTtaccctggcacagccacattCCTAAACCAGCAGTTCTCCTAGGAAGTTGTATATTTCTCTCACTCGTGTTGCCAAACCCACCCCAAGCAAGCTTGCAGGACCAGCCCTACCCAGAGCCAGCAACCCACAGAAACCCAAGGATGGAGCAGTACAGAAGCAAAGCAACCTCCCCAGGGTGATGGGCTgtggtccagcacagccagaaaaGCCACCAAGCCATAGCCAGGAGCCTTTTATTCCCATTATCTTCATATCAAGTGGGAGGAAGGCAGAAAAAAGAGGCTGTGCCATACACCCATCACTGCTTACTTCCAACGGTGCCTGAGAAGCAGGATGAGTGGAACAGGGATGAGTATACCTGCAAAAGGGTCCTGGGAAGCTCACAGTAGCAAAGGAGCTTCCACAAATGGCAGTTTTACCCACGCCTAAGCTTCGGAACTAGTTACAACATTAAATCCAAGCATAGGGAGAAATACAACCCTCATGGGAGTTCTTCCTTACAGAGCTACCCCTGAAGATAATGCAGGATGAAAACCATACCTttgttgcagcagcagcatctgctgAAGGGGACCTCTTTCAGCtcagttttcctttctgcaaCCACCTACCCCTACAAACCACTACCCCAAAGGGCAAGAAGCTGCCTCCCAAGCAGTGGGAGTCAAGCCCTTGGAGAAAGTGGGGAAAGATGAAGTGggagtgcagcagctgcagagtgaCAGGAAGAACAAGGCCCAGCTGGAAAGTATCTACACAGAGATGCCTGTTTCCATAAAGGGCCAGTAAAGAGTAAAGACCAGAGGGAAAGCCTCTATAAAAAGGG
This genomic window from Passer domesticus isolate bPasDom1 chromosome 23, bPasDom1.hap1, whole genome shotgun sequence contains:
- the LOC135285413 gene encoding transmembrane protein 45B-like isoform X2; amino-acid sequence: MSSMPTTFLGSALRGTFFFAFGLWWSVRYPLKYLRRKGGAEGQPGRGHAEVFEGTVKAFFALVGILVEQFVPSGPHLQLYSPKTHSWTDLTHWHYSTIYLFFLLSGITDVVSHSPLKLPPGLDRLSLSLALLVEGLLFCFRDYSDAMLDQHLHSLLAMAIFAGAFCALLEVFLRDHIILETFRTSSFLLQGSWLWQIGFVLSPPWGGPGWDQTDSSNLLFLTMCFCWHYMGALAIVAANAAASRCCNESCQLKFGDIDVELDCGLCLHRGKKSSSGALLPESSLDDK
- the LOC135285413 gene encoding transmembrane protein 45B-like isoform X1, yielding MHKALFLNVNGSWVASSCRKSLHWLEILIQHWIHALVQRMSSMPTTFLGSALRGTFFFAFGLWWSVRYPLKYLRRKGGAEGQPGRGHAEVFEGTVKAFFALVGILVEQFVPSGPHLQLYSPKTHSWTDLTHWHYSTIYLFFLLSGITDVVSHSPLKLPPGLDRLSLSLALLVEGLLFCFRDYSDAMLDQHLHSLLAMAIFAGAFCALLEVFLRDHIILETFRTSSFLLQGSWLWQIGFVLSPPWGGPGWDQTDSSNLLFLTMCFCWHYMGALAIVAANAAASRCCNESCQLKFGDIDVELDCGLCLHRGKKSSSGALLPESSLDDK